One segment of Manihot esculenta cultivar AM560-2 chromosome 4, M.esculenta_v8, whole genome shotgun sequence DNA contains the following:
- the LOC110612787 gene encoding LOW QUALITY PROTEIN: cation/H(+) antiporter 11-like (The sequence of the model RefSeq protein was modified relative to this genomic sequence to represent the inferred CDS: inserted 2 bases in 1 codon; substituted 1 base at 1 genomic stop codon), translating into MVIQSFTSFPVIAYLVDNQLKITNSELGRLGLSSALVADVLGNFCTILVSLVKSSNLYSSIENTVPLLVYLLVLVFILRPAMFWVIRRTPERKPINTSFINTIAALAFASEVYFYFVDQIQFLGPFIFGLAVPAGAPLGSALVEKFTPFCIDVLLNLQVTTSMMRADLWLIISQITKLKRFVAAILMINAVKLLTCLTPXFALTAFSILCNATIVPILVKWLYDPSRKYAGYQSRNIMSXKPNSELRVLSCIHRPDNVDSVVKLIDVCNPTKESPISVSVLHLIKLVGRSTPVLISHPKQKPIFISSSQQVIYIYAFNLYEQTKWNTASVQTFKAISSSKLMHEDICTLALDRLTPLILVPLHRTWSIHGTIESEDQSLRALNCKVPAKVPCSVGIFFDRGRYGRRSITTSIVSVVSVCMIFSGGSDDREALSLAKRMAKSSNTGLTVIHFVAKNNKNETSSSEDKFMDNGMLESLKEMDESIVYKKYEVHVGPETVFIFHSFANLYDLFVLGRRFGIESTHRIGLSEWIEPSSLPERGVFGDLFASKDLKIRDSVLVVQQQKQIKRLQ; encoded by the exons ATGGTAATACAATCCTTCACCAGCTTCCCAGTTATTGCTTACCTCGTTGATAATCAGCTCAAGATCACAAACTCAGAACTTGGTCGACTAGGGCTTTCTTCAGCATTAGTTGCTGACGTTTTGGGAAATTTTTGCACGATATTGGTATCCTTGGTTAAGAGCTCTAACTTGTATTCCTCCATTGAAAATACAGTGCCATTGCTTGTCTATCTTTTAGTTCTAGTGTTTATTCTCCGGCCTGCAATGTTCTGGGTAATCAGAAGGACTCCTGAGAGGAAACCCATCAATACTTCGTTCATTAACACCATTGCTGCACTAGCTTTTGCTTCTGAAGTTTATTTCTATTTTGTGGATCAGATCCAATTCTTGGGTCCTTTTATATTTGGTTTAGCTGTACCTGCTGGAGCTCCTCTAGGATCTGCATTGGTGGAAAAGTTCACACCTTTTTGTATAGATGTGCTTTTGAATCTTCAGGTTACTACATCCATGATGAGAGCAGATCTATGGCTTATAATCTCTCAAATCACCAAGTTAAAAAGATTCGTTGCTGCCATTTTAATGATTAATGCAGTCAAATTGCTTACATGCTTGACACC TTTTGCCCTTACAGCTTTCtccattttatgcaatgcaacgaTTGTGCCAATTCTTGTGAAATGGCTCTATGATCCTTCAAGGAAATACGCAGGCTATCAATCCAGGAACATAATGAGTTGAAAGCCAAACTCTGAGCTACGAGTTCTCTCTTGCATTCATAGACCTGACAATGTAGATTCTGTCGTAAAACTAATTGATGTCTGCAATCCGACAAAGGAGAGCCCCATCAGTGTTTCTGTTCTTCATCTCATCAAGTTAGTTGGAAGATCAACCCCAGTTCTAATCTCTCACCCAAAACAGAAGCCAATTTTTATCTCATCATCTCAAcaagtcatatatatatatgcttttAATCTCTATGAACAGACAAAATGGAACACTGCCTCAGTGCAGACATTTAAAGCAATATCTTCATCCAAGTTAATGCATGAAGACATATGCACTCTTGCTCTTGATAGACTCACTCCTCTTATACTAGTCCCTCTCCATCGAACATGGTCTATTCATGGAACCATTGAATCTGAAGATCAATCCTTAAGGGCTCTAAACTGTAAGGTTCCTGCAAAAGTTCCTTGCTCTGTCGGAATCTTTTTCGACCGTGGCAGGTACGGGCGGAGAAGCATCACAACATCAATTGTATCAGTTGTTTCTGTGTGTATGATCTTCTCTGGAGGCAGCGATGATCGTGAAGCATTGAGTTTAGCTAAACGCATGGCGAAAAGCTCAAACACAGGCCTCACTGTGATCCATTTCGTTGCTAAAAACAACAAAAATGAAACATCATCGTCAGAGGATAAATTTATGGACAATGGCATGTTGGAGAGCTTGAAAGAAATGGATGAATCAATAGTTTACAAGAAGTACGAGGTTCATGTTGGACCTGAAACTGTGTTCATCTTTCATTCGTTTGCAAATCTTTATGATCTTTTCGTGTTAGGAAGAAGATTTGGGATTGAATCCACTCACAGAATTGGTTTATCTGAATGGATTGAACCTTCCAGCCTTCCAGAGCGGGGTGTCTTTGGAgacctttttgcttcaaaagaTCTCAAGATTAGAGATTCTGTTTTAGTGgttcaacaacaaaaacaaattaaaaggcttcaataa
- the LOC110613556 gene encoding uncharacterized protein LOC110613556 yields MEVANNPSSVVVLEVGMHCESCASKVVECARRLKGVENVTVDIDSNKLTVEGEVDPSQIQEELSRKTNKKVDVVSSHHKIDDNGAIADKNKEDKKTIREENSDVDKKQPKQALETTVVVLKLGHYCQGCRPKIRKIVQETKGVQEMALDEENETITVKGTMDVKVLLEKLNRPVQILSPKKEKYSNGGDKDSGTGNDDRKKKKGSAQENGNRDTEMKGSLLELKPIEAPAIMAVFKVPLHCDGCIGRIRKIIRKIRGVQEVRINKEKETVTVKATIDVNTLTETMKKRLKKLVEERKIVIQKEAEVVKSTSQYSFRKQDHKQEIVPSTALQLAEQQQEIIQIICVQDSNDGRDQNQSLVSSTPLQLAEQQQEIIQTICVQDSNDGRDQNQSLVSSPDAHTKLDSEIGKSTPTTEKAGWLFILASLFLEGVSAVLDQMGHLKASMVLSFVALLLCMFDLFDSARREGLIKMERRGCSPCFCSHSTNGSPTSELFMVVQCFGFTSAVWQCIFSTVQYICALRHSDNPIKMTLLPCIFLLCVLISKLIRKMEELNCQDLEMGKLEPQRSGSSRKMEKDDQTSKTMETTSEAPTHASEDAFADARELGSGHIGCSHYRRRCKIRAPCCNEIFDCVHCHNEAKNSVETSSHDQHNIPSHEVIKVICTRCHTEQDVQQNCVSCGVCMGKYFCAKCIFFDDNVSKNPYHCNECRICRDRGRENYSHCKKCGSCYPKLMEDVHQD; encoded by the exons ATGGAGGTGGCCAACAATCCCTCTTCCGTTGTCGTTTTGGAAGTCGGGATGCATTGCGAGAGCTGCGCTTCTAAAGTTGTGGAATGTGCTCGACGCCTCAAAG GTGTAGAAAATGTGACGGTAGACATAGATTCGAACAAGTTGACAGTGGAAGGTGAGGTGGATCCTTCGCAGATTCAAGAAGAGCTAAGCCGCAAGACCAATAAGAAGGTCGATGTTGTCTCTTCTCATCACAAGATAGATGATAATGGCGCCATTGCTGACAAGAACAAGGAAGACAAGAAAACTATTCGTGAGGAAAACTCAGACGTTGATAAGAAACAACCGAAACAG GCTTTGGAGACAACAGTAGTAGTTCTCAAGTTAGGACATTACTGTCAGGGATGTCGCCCAAAGATTCGCAAGATAGTCCAGGAGACAAAGG GTGTGCAAGAGATGGCACTAGATGAAGAGAATGAAACGATAACGGTCAAAGGGACCATGGATGTGAAGGTGTTGTTGGAGAAACTGAATAGACCTGTTCAGATCTTGTCGCCTAAGAAAGAGAAATACAGCAATGGCGGCGATAAAGATAGCGGGACTGGCAATGATgacagaaagaagaagaaaggaagtgCACAAGAGAATGGGAATCGTGATACTGAAATGAAAGGGAGCTTATTGGAGTTGAAACCAATAGAA GCTCCAGCAATAATGGCAGTTTTCAAGGTGCCACTCCACTGTGATGGATGCATAGGGAGAATTCGGAAAATTATCCGTAAAATTAGAG GGGTACAGGAGGTGAGAATTAACAAGGAGAAGGAAACTGTAACTGTCAAAGCAACCATTGATGTGAATACCTTAACTGAAACCATGAAAAAGAGATTGAAGAAACTTGTAGAGGAGAGGAAAATAGTGATACAAAAGGAGGCAGAAGTGGTGAAAAGTACAAGCCAATATTCATTTCGAAAGCAAGATCACAAGCAAGAAATTGTGCCATCTACAGCTCTTCAACTTGCTGAGCAGCAACAAGAAATTATCCAAATAATTTGTGTTCAGGACTCCAATGATGGCAGGGACCAGAACCAAAGTTTGGTTAGCTCTACACCTCTTCAACTTGCTGAGCAGCAACAAGAAATTATCCAAACAATTTGTGTTCAGGACTCCAATGATGGCAGGGACCAGAACCAAAGTTTGGTTAGCTCACCAGATGCTCACACCAAACTTGATTCGGAAATTGGAAAGAGCACACCCACAACT GAAAAAGCAGGGTGGCTTTTTATACTCGCTAGCTTATTTCTAGAGGGTGTCTCGGCTGTTCTAGACCAAATGGGTCATCTTAAGGCAAGCATGGTACTATCGTTTGTAGCTTTACTTCTTTGTATGTTTGATCTGTTCGACTCAGCTCGAAGAGAAGGACTTATCAAAATGGAAAGGAGGGGTTGTTCCCCATGCTTTTGTAGTCACTCAACAAATGGTTCCCCAACTAGTGAACTTTTCATGGTTGTTCAATGTTTTGGATTTACAAGTGCAGTCTGGCAGTGCATTTTCTCAACAGTGCAGTATATATGTGCTCTTCGACATTCAGATAATCCCATCAAAATGACCCTTCTACCCTGCATCTTCCTATTGTGTGTGCTCATTTCAAAGTTAATCAG GAAAATGGAGGAGCTAAATTGTCAAGATTTAGAAATGGGTAAACTTGAGCCCCAACGTAGCGGGTCAAGCAGGAAGATGGAGAAGGATGATCAAACTTCCAAGACAATGGAGACTACAAGTGAGGCCCCAACACATGCTAGTGAAGATGCATTTGCGGATGCCAGGGAATTGGGATCTGGCCATATTGG TTGCTCGCATTATAGAAGGAGATGCAAAATTAGAGCACCTTGTTGTAATGAGATCTTTGACTGTGTGCATTGCCATAATGAAGCTAAG AACTCGGTGGAAACCAGTTCTCATGATCAACACAACATTCCAAGCCATGAAGTGATAAAG GTCATTTGTACCCGTTGTCACACAGAACAAGAT GTTCAGCAGAATTGTGTGAGTTGTGGAGTTTGCATGGGGAAGTACTTCTGTGCCAAGTGCATATTCTTCGACGATAAT GTTTCAAAGAATCCATACCATTGTAACGAATGCAGAATTTGCAG AGACAGAGGAAGGGAAAATTACTCCCATTGTAAGAAATGTG GATCTTGCTATCCAAAATTAATGGAAGATGTCCACCAAGATTGA